CCATTTCCCCAGTCAGTTTCCCAAGTTTCGGGAAACCCATGTTGGTCCAGAGATATTTGGATTGACTGTGAGAGACGTCAATCAGAGAGCCCACCCACTCTGCACATtgtctcctcttcctcttccagagCTGGTTCACTTCCTACAGGGACTGAAAACCAAGTGAGGAGATGGTGAGTGAAGGAGCAGCTTTGATACAAATTGTATCCCATAATATCCACACCAATCTTTATGTAGTCTGACTATCCTGTGGGTAATCAGGGGTGGAAATGTCCCTTATGCTGTGTGAGAAGATCCAGCTGAGAAAAGTGTTTACTCGGTGCTTTGTGGAAACTGTTTGACTGGAGCTGTATGTTGGATATTGAGTGTGTTTATTGGaagcatttccctctgacttcCAAGCTGTTTGTGAATAGTTCATTCCTGAATATGAGAAGGTGATGTGTAAATACCTCGTAGATGCGGCGTGTCTAAGGATTCTTACTGATTTCTTGTTGTTGAATTCTGTGTGTATTGGGAGCTGAGTATTGTCCtgtggacagtgaatggtcagttcTCACTATTGGGATTAGATGTTTCCTGTATTTTCAACTCCCCCCAAAGCCTCCTGTCACCTTATCTCTATAATCACctcaaaaaaaataaaaaaagggaAGCTTTGAATTTATATAGAGGCTTCATGACACCATGCCTCAAAACAGTgttataatgtaggaaatgtggcAGCCAGTGTGTGCCAATGGTTCTTGCACAAGCAGCAATATGATGTGTTTTTATTGGAGTTGATTGAGGGATTGTTAACAGCCATGCAGAGACTTATAACTTTTCAAGAGATTCCTATTCCCAGTCACTAATTTAAATGTATTGCATGACGATTTCAGACTTTTAGTTAATAAATCAAGGAAAAGCAACATTAACTAAACaatgacagaaattgctggagtaaCTTTGTAAGTCCCAGCAGGATctctgaagagagaaacagagccaatgtttcaagttcagtgactTTCCTTCAGAACCCCTAAACAGGAACCCATGCATTAAGTTTTAACATACTAAAGTGATACTTTAGGTATTGCTAACTGTAGAATCACAGTCTTCACAGAGTGCATCAGGTCACTTATAGCTTTCAAAAAATACACccatttttgtttctttaaatCGTATTTGTCAAATCCATTTGTCTGAGTTTCCAGAGACATCTGAACTAACTGTTAACACGAAGGCTCCCTCCAGTGATTCCTTCCCTGGCTACACCAAGATGAATATTCTGTCGTCTTTAAATTGTCACAGGGTCTATCTCTTCAACCAGAGATGTGTATTCAACCACAGGGTGTATTCCCTCCCACATTCTGCTTGGCAGCTCAGAGAGGAAACCCCCATTTCTAGGATATTCAGTTTATTACCTGTTACTCTTGGTGTTTAACCTAGGTTATGTATATACTCTGTAGTACATTCACTAGGTTCAAACCTGGACTCTAAAGTATCCCCAGTGTTGCTCTTCACTGGTTTGACGGTAATCATGGAATGAGGGCTGTGTCAGGCTGTGAGATTATGGTGGAATACAatcctgctgctgctgatggctcaCTGCACCTCATGAACACCCAGTTTTGGAATCTGTCCATAGCCCTTGTGATAATGAACATGAGGAACTGCTCATCATTTGGGAGGGTAGTTTTCATTGAACTTGTTTGACCTGAATCCATGGGACTCCATGTTATAGACACAAATCAAATTTCTTTTTCCTGTTTACAGAAGGATTGCACTgtactacaccagacactgcagatAGATCCTGACCATCACCCAAGGAACAACCTCAAACCGTGGGAAGACATCCAGTCCCTTCAAAGCATGCTCAACACAGAGAAGGTTGGCCAGTGAAATCATCATCTGGAAATTCGTAGGGTCTTGGAAGCTCTGATATTTTATCAGATCTGAAACTGGTCAGTGGTGTGGAACCTTCCATCGTAACCAACCTTTCTGAAGGTTTGGGTGATCGGTCAGGATGAGGCTGGAAGAAGTGTGAGTGAGCTCCAAATGTGGTGAGAACTTCAATCATTCATCGAGCCTTATGAGCCTCATTCCTATTGGTGAGAGGCTGCTCaagtgtgaggtgtgtgaggcgGGCTCCAGAAGTTTAGCAGATAAGGTGTATTTTATTAGACAAACTATTAACacaaacagctacatggaagagaAACCATTCAAGTGTGAGGTTTGTGATAAATCTTTCATGACCTCCACAAGGCTCTTGACACATCAGATGATTCACACTGGGGATAAACCCTTCAGGTGTGAGGTTTGTGAGAAGGCTTTCACTCAttcctcccatctcctgaggCACCAGAGAATTCATACGGGGCAGAAACCATTCACATGTGATGTGTGTGAAAAATCATTCTCAATCTTATCAAATCTTCGTGTACACCAACGCACTCATACTGGGGAGAAGCCATTCTCATGTGAAGTGTGTGACAAGTCATTCTCAGACTCATCGAGTCTCCGCAGACACCAACGggttcacacaggggagagaccattcGCTTGTGAGGTGTGTGACAAATCTTTCTCATCATCATCGCACCTCCATGGACACCAACGTactcacactggggagaagccattcacaTGCGAGGTCTGTGACAAATCATTCTCAGATTCATCGAGTCTCCGCAGACACCAACGTATCCACACAGGAGAGAAACCGTTCTTGTGTGACGTGTGTGAGACATCATTCTTGTATTCATCGAATCTCCGTGTGCATCAGCGTATTCACACAGGTGAGAAACCATTCCTGTGCAAGTTATGTGATAAATCATTCTCAACATCGTCACTTCTCCGCATACACCATCGTGTTCATactggggagaaaccattcaagtGTGAGGTGTGTGACAAATTATTCTCAAGGTCTTCCAACCTTCTGGTTCATCAGAGGCTCCACACAGGAGAAAAGCCTTTCaagtgtgaggtgtgtgagaaatcatTCTCGAGGTCATCGCATCTCCTGCTCCATTGGAGAATTCACACACAGGAATAGCCCTTTAAATGGGAGATGTTTTAAAAAAGCCTTCACAATACCTTTGATCCTCCTGAAACCTCACAGGTTCACACTGGGAAAACTCTTCAGGTGCGATATTTGTGAAAAGACTCACCCACTATGCTAATCTTCTAAAGTCTTCACACAATTGATGGTCCTCCTGGAAGTTCAGCAAACACAGGTCGACCTCGGCAAGTTCTTATCAACTGCCATCAGAGTTGGTTCTCAATACTGTCTCACTGCGCAGGACATttagtgagactgggacacagaacAAGAAGCAGCTTTCACTCCCATCAAACAACTAATGATGACATCACCAGTGCTGAGGAATTATATTGTCAATAATGGAGTCACACTGCAGTGTGATATCAGTGAAACAGGACTTGGAGTGACCTGCATGCAGTGAGTGTTTGTATCCAGATAAATTGAATAACActgtgtacagattgagaaagatGGATGGAATATTGTCTTTAGTATTTCAACCAGTACCTGTTTAGAGAGAAACTAGGTGTCAATTTTGACCACAAGCCAATGACATCTTGCGAAAAACATTTCTATTTATTCCAAATTATTTGCAAAGGACATCACTTAATTTGCTGAGTTGTCACTTGGAAGTACAAGCAATGGAAACAGATGGATGTCACTGACTTGCTGTCAAGAGCTGCACTCTGAAAGAAGTTTGTGCTGATACAGTATCTGAAATATTCCAGATTCAACAAGAAACAACAGCATGACATGCTCTGGAAATCATCAAGCCAGCAGAGACATTGAATGTCACAGACAGACATCTTGCTGAGATCAAACAAATTTCACAACAAGGTACAACTTTTCAAATGTAAAAGGACATTATGATGAAGGAATGGACTGAATTCATCAAGGGCACTCTGTTAATATGAGAGAGTATTGGACAAGCAAGTAATCACTCAAAGTGGTATCTTATGCAAAGGAAGCAGGTTCATTATTCCAAAAGAAATACTGAAGCACATCCCACACAAACTATTAAGGAATCGAGTCCAGTCTGAGGAAGGTAAGAGCAGTGTTTTACTGGCCAACATGAGTAATGAAATGAAGGATCACATCAGCCAGTGCAGTGCTTGTAATGAACATTAAACTAAACAAGATAAAGAGCTGCTCATGATTTGTGACATCCCAAACAGCCCACAGATGACGCTTGGAGCAGACCTCTTCATTCTTTAAGTTGCTAATGATACAAAGCTAGATGGAAAGGTAAGCTGTTTAGAGGACATAGAAAGGCTACTAAGATACATGGacagattaagtgagtgggcaataTGATTGTTGATGACGTAtaatgtggggaagtgtgagCTGTTCACTTTGATCATTAGAGTAGAGAAAGAGAATAATTTTCAAAAAGTAAGAAAGATCAAAATGTGGATGTTCAAAGAAAAATGTGTGCAGAAGGTTAGCAAGCGGGTATAGTAAGCAATTCGGAAGATGAACAGCGAGGGATTGAAGAACAGCCAAAGAGAGGTGCTACTGCCATTGTAGAGGGCTTTTCTGAGATTACATCTGGAGCACTCTGTGCATTGTTGGTCTCCACGCTTAAGAAAGGAAATATTGTACAGGAGGCactatagaacataaaacatagaaaaatacagcgcagtacaggccctttggccctcgatgttgcgccgatccaagcccacctaacctacactagcccactatcctccatatgcctatccaatgcccgtttaaatgcccataaagagggagagtccaccactgctactggcagggcattccatgaactcatgactcgctgagtaaagaatctacccctaacatctgtcctatacctaccaccccttaatttaaagctatgccccctcgtaatagttgactccatacgtggaaaaagattctcatggtcaaccctactaaacccctaatcatcttgtacacctctatcatgtcacccctaaaccttcttttctctaatgaaaacagccccaagtgcctcagcctttcctcatacgatcttcctaccataccaggcaacatcctggtaaacctcctctgcacccattccagtgcctcaacatccttcctatagtatggcgaccaaaactgcacacaatactccagatgcggctgcaccagagtcttatataactgcaacatgacctcaggacaccggaactcaattcctctaccaataaaagccagtacgccatatgccttcttcacagcactatttacctgggtggcagtGAAGGTTTAACTTAGTCTCTTTGGGATGAGAGGGATGTACTGTGATGAGTGGCTCAGTAAATTATAATAATATTTATTGAGGTTTAGAATTAGAGACaatttcattgaaacatacaaggttGTGAAAAGGCTTGAATCATGGACACTGAGAGTTTGCTTCCATTGATCAGGAAATCTAGAATTATAggaacacagtctcaggataagggACCAGCTACAATCCTGTTTTAAACATGAAGAAGCTATTTCTTAGGTTTATATTTGGActagtgctggatccactgctttttgtcatttatataaacgatttggataaatacaaatatggttagtaagtttgcacatgacaccaaaattggtggtgtagttatctcagagtacaacgggaccgtGATCTGATGGACCAATGGacagaagagtggcagatggagtttaatttagataaaagtgaggtgttgCATTCTAAGTAAGGCAAATCAAgataggacttatacagttaatggtagggtcctggggaatgttgccaaacaaagagatctAGGGGTGCAGAAGCATAGTTCCTTGAGGCACATGGGATAGTAACAAATTGGTCAGTGCATTtagtttaggagttgggatgtcatgttgcagctatacaggacaatATGAGGCCacgtttagaatactgcattaaattctggtctccctcatataggaaggatgttgtgaaacttgaaagggttcagaaaagatttacaaggatgttgccacggttggagagtttgggctatagggagaggctgaacaggatagGGCTATTTtgcctggagtattggaggctagGGGggagaccttacagagatttataaaattatgacggatatggaaagggtgaatagccaaagtctttttccagAGTAGGgcagaccaaaactagagggtatagatttaaagtgagcgggaaaagatttaaaagggaccaaggggcaacattttcatgcaaagggtggtgcatgtatggaacaaactgccagaggaggcggtggaagctggtacaatttcaacatttaaaaggcatctggaagggtgcatgggaaaggtttagatgtATATGGGCTAATTGCTGGCAAAAGGGATTAGATTAActtagggtatctggttggcattggacgagttggaccaaagggtttgtttctgtgctgtacatctctatgactccataactatATCTAACTTCTTCTTGAAAACAATCAAGTTTTTGCCTCAAGCCcgttctgtggaagagaattctatATGCTCACCATTTTGTACATGAAGATATTTTTCCTTATTTTGGGCCTAAACAGCTGACCccatatccttaaactgtgacccctggttctggactccctggtcattgggATCATCCTTCTTGCATTTACTGTTTGAATTTTAAAGGTTTCTACAAGATCTCTCCATATTCTTGCAACCGCCAATGAATATAATTCTacctgatccagtctctcttcatatgttAGTCCTGCTTCCCacgaatcagtctggtaaatgaTCTTTGCATTCCCTCTCCAGCCAGAGCATCcttccttaagtaaggagaccagaacagctcacaatactCGAGATGTGGACTTGCCAAGgcccagtacaattgcaacaagacaTTTCTGTTTCTGTACATTAAAGGCCaacacaccatttgccttcttcacagcctgctacacctgcatgcttactttcggCAACTGTGTGTAGGAAAAAACCTGGGCCTCACTGCACTTCCTCCTTTCTAATCTGTTgccattcagatggtaatctgcCTTCCCATTTTTTTCTGTCAATGTAGAAAACCTCATTTTTATCGATATTATACTTAGCTGCCATGCATTTTCCCACTTAGTCAACTCGTCCAATTTTTTGctcattatagccattacagaaacatggctaagggagggttaggagtggcagcttaatgtgcctGGGTGCAGGTGCTTTAGGTGGGACAGAGGCAGTggaaagaggagagggagagttgcatttttgattaaggtggGTGTCACAGCAAtagtcagagatgaaataactgaaggatcactCAGTGATAATTTGTGGGTGGAGCTatgaaataagaagggaatggtgacgTTATTAGGGCTGtattataggcccccaaatagtcaacaggaattagaggaaaaaatatgcagggagattggGGAGGCTTGCAGGAGCAACAGGGTTGTAATAGT
This Chiloscyllium punctatum isolate Juve2018m chromosome 30, sChiPun1.3, whole genome shotgun sequence DNA region includes the following protein-coding sequences:
- the LOC140455646 gene encoding uncharacterized protein; protein product: MSLIPIGERLLKCEVCEAGSRSLADKVYFIRQTINTNSYMEEKPFKCEVCDKSFMTSTRLLTHQMIHTGDKPFRCEVCEKAFTHSSHLLRHQRIHTGQKPFTCDVCEKSFSILSNLRVHQRTHTGEKPFSCEVCDKSFSDSSSLRRHQRVHTGERPFACEVCDKSFSSSSHLHGHQRTHTGEKPFTCEVCDKSFSDSSSLRRHQRIHTGEKPFLCDVCETSFLYSSNLRVHQRIHTGEKPFLCKLCDKSFSTSSLLRIHHRVHTGEKPFKCEVCDKLFSRSSNLLVHQRLHTGEKPFKCEVCEKSFSRSSHLLLHWRIHTQE